The Oscillatoria acuminata PCC 6304 genomic interval TGTGCTGCCGGAATTATTTACCTTAAGTGAACTGTATCAACTCTATGCCACGGTTTTAGGGGAAAATTTCTCCGATTATTCTAATTTTCGGGCCAAAATTCTCAAACTGGGCTTTTTATCCGATACAAAAATGAAAGTGTCTCGCGGTGCAGGTCGGCCCGCTGCCCTTTACCGCTTTGATGCTGAAGCATTTGCTCCGTTGAAAGATAAACCTTTAGTGTTTATTTAGGGATAGTTTTAATATCATGTTTGTTGGATCATTCAGACTGACCTAACCCCCCAACCCCCTTCCCTAAGAGGGAAGGGGGAGAAGAGGGAGAAGTTGTTTTTTAGGTTAATCTACCGGACTTGATATAACTCCCAGTTTTACCTGTTTATTCCCCAATTGGTTACTCAGTATTATGAAAATTGCGATCGCTCAACTCAATCCCACCATTGGAGATCTCCAAGGCAATTCCCAACAGATTCTGCAAGCGGCCACCCAAGCTGCCGCCCAGGGAATTGACCTAATGCTGACTCCTGAACTCTCTTTGTGCGGTTATCCCCCTCGGGATTTGCTCTTGCGCCCCAGTTTTATCGAGGCGATGTCCGCACAATTACAACAACTGGCCCAGGAATTACCTCCGGCAGTCGCTGTCTTAGTGGGAACCGTGGAAACCCATACCCTCGCCCATACCACCGGAGGCAAATCCTTATATAATAGTATTGCTTTACTTTTCAATGGCAAAATTCATCAATATTTCCACAAACGCCTGTTGCCCACCTACGATGTGTTTGATGAAAATCGTTATTTTGAACCCTCCTATGTGAGTAATTATTTTAATTTAGGAGAATTCGGCATTCCCGCTAATCCCGAGGTTTCTCCCCCCATCCGCATCGGGGTGACGATTTGCGAAGACTTATGGAATGATGAAGAATTTTGGGGAAAACGGCAATACCCCAGTAATCCCATTGCCAATTTAGTTGAAGAAGGGGCCGATATCATTATTAATTTATCCGCCTCTCCCTACAGTGTGGGGAAACAACAACTCCGCGAAGCGATGCTCAATCATGTCGCAGTCCGATATCATAAACCGATTATCTATGCGAACCAAGTCGGAGGCAATGATGACTTGATTTTTGATGGATATAGCGTCGCGTTTAACGGCGTGGGAGAACGGGTGGCCCTCGCTGCGGGATTTCAAGCGGATTTAGTGGCGGTGGAGTTAGACGAAAAAAGCCGAGATTTACGTCCGATTAATCTTAACAGTGGGGCGATCGCCTCCCAACCTGTCACCCCACCCCCCGCAAAACCCCTGAGTCAAGCAGAAGAAATCTGGTCCGCCTTGGTGTTGGGAGTGCGAGACTATACCCGCAAATGTGGATTTTCTAAAGTAGTGATTGGGTTAAGTGGCGGGATTGACTCGTCCCTGGTGGCAGCGATCGCCAGTGAGGCGATCGGACCCGAAAACGTGCTCGGCGTCCTCATGTCTTCCCCCCATACCTCCCAACAATCGGTAATTGATGCACTGGAACTCGCCGAAAACCTCGGCATGAAAACCTACTCCCTTCCCATTGAGGAGTTAATGGAAGGTTACGACAAGACCCTAGAGGATTTGTTTGCCGACTCTCCCCGGGATGTCACCGAAGAAAACCTGCAAGCGCGGATTCGGGGCAATTTATTAATGGCAATCTCCAATAAATTTGGATATCTGCTGATTTCCACCGGGAATAAATCAGAAATGGCCGTGGGATATTGTACCCTTTATGGTGATATGAATGGGGGATTAGCCGCCATTTCTGATGTGCCAAAAACTCAAGTTTTTGCCATTTGCCAATGGCTCAATTCCCGAGAACCGGGTAAAATTATGATTCCTAAAAGTGTCTTGAGTAAACCTCCGAGTGCTGAACTCAAACCCGGACAAATTGACCAAGATTCCCTACCGCCTTATGACATTTTAGATGATATTCTCGATCGCCTGATTCACAACCATGAATCGATTCCTCAAATTGTCGCTGCCGGATATGAACCTGCCTTAGTGCAACGGGTGGTGAAGTTGTTAAATGGGGCTGAATTTAAGCGCCGACAAGCCCCCCCAGGATTGAAAGTCACCGATCGCGCCTTTGGAACAGGGTGGCGAATGCCGATCGCCGCCAAGGTTCCGCAGCTTCCCCTCTGAAGCTGAATCAGGGGAACTCGAAAACCAGCGAGGGTTTTAACCCTAACCCTGTCAAGGTGGTAAATTGAATTCCGCCTCATCCTAAGTTTCTTGTAGGGGCGTATTGCATACGCCCTCTTTATCGGTCAATGGAATCGAGCCTCATCCTTGTTTCTTGTAGGGGCGTATTGCATACGCCCTCTTTATCGGTCAATGGAATCGAGCCTCATCCTAAGTTTCTTGTAGGGGCGTATTGCATACGCCCTCTTTATCGGTCAATCGAATCGAGCCTCATCCTTGTTTCTTGTAGGGGCGTATTGCATACGCCCTCTTTATCGGTCAATGGAATCGAGCCTCATCCTTGTTTCTTGTAGGGGCGTATTGCATACGCCCTCTTTATCGGTCAATGGAATCGAGCCTCATCCTTAGTTTCTTGTAGGGGGTATTGCATAAATCAGAGGGCGTATGCAATACGCCCCTACAAATACACCTTGACAGGGCGAGGGTTTTAACCCTCGGCGGTCTTGTGTTGTTGATCCGCCCAATCTACCTCCACCCCCATGATGTAGAGAAAATCGGGGTGGGAGAAGGCGTGATGATTGATGCGATCGGTCTATGGGGTTTTTAGGATAAAAAATTGTAAAAGTAGATGCACGAGAGTAGATGCAATTAATCTCGATGGTTGAGTTATTTAATGAGCATCACCAGGGGCGCTATGGATCCCTGATCCGATTGATGGGAGTGTCGTTGCGGGGCCAATTGGTCAGAACCCCTAGCAAAAACACTGAGTATTAAGGTAATTATCACTGATAAAAATAGTTTTTCCCACATCATTGGCGCACCTTCCTTGTCAATGGCCGATTCAACTCCTCTATTAGTAGAATCCCTGATTATCTAGAGCCAGTGAGTGATTCAGATCGCAAAGGATTGGTGAGATTTGAGCAAATGGGAATGCGATCGCGATCGCACTCCCTGCGTAAATTCACCCAAAATTTGCACTCCCAAGCTGGGGATCGCCCATTTTGCGGTAGATTCACTTGATTTACTCCTAAGCCGGTCAAATCCAAAATCTCACCATTCTACAAAAGGGTTACAACATTAATCGCAGCAACAGTACCCCCATCGACCCAACAAACCGCATAAAACCGCCCCCACCGCCCCCGGCTTCTTCTGGATTTTGAGCCGCTTCAATTTGAGCAATCAAGATTTCTGTCGCTTCAAACGCTTGAGTATTGTTTTGAATTGCAAACAATTGTTTCGCATATTCCGCATCGCCCTGAGCACCGGAGAAATCGCCTGTATCCGCACGAACGATACTCCGTGCGAGATAGGCGGGGGCAAATTCCGGATCCAGGACTAATGCCTGATTGAAATAGGCGATCGCCTTTTGATGATTGTTGCGTTGGGCTTCACCAACGCCCCAGTTATAAACATCCTCGACCGCTAACACAGTCCGGGGAGTGCCTATTGCTCCTTGGAGATTTGCCCCATCCAACTGTGCGCCGGTTAAGTCCGCATCCACAAGATACGCCTCTCGCAAATCTGCACCCCGCAGATCCGCACCCTGGAGATTTACCCCCATCAGGTTCGCGCCAAACAAAGATGCACCTTTGAGGTCCGCCCCACTCAGGTCCGCCCCGGTGAGTTGTGCCCGACTCAGATTAGCCCGGACCAAATTTGCCCCACTCAGTTGAGCATTCGCTAGATTGGCCATCACCAAACCGGCACCACTCAGGTCACACTGGAGACATTGCTTGGTGGAAAGCAGTTGTTGAGTATGTTGAACATTTTCGGCAGTGGCAACACTGGTCAAGCACAGGGTGCTGAACAAGACTGCGGGAAGGAGAAATTGTCGGTTCATAGTCGATCCTTAATGGCTACAGAAACGCAGGAATCTCGCCCTGGGAAAAACCCGTGGAATCAATGCTGGAATCAACAGTTTGACCCCAGAGGTCACTTGATTATTGTAAAGGGTTTGGGGAGTTGGCAACGGGTCCATCCCGGGGATCGTTGGGGGGTGGTGGGTGTCGCCCCGGGTGAGGATGCGATCGCCCTGACCGAGTTCTGTAGAGTTGAGTCACACTTTGAACCGAGGCAGACTCACCGGACCCCTCGCCTGCGATCGCTGCATCAGGAAAACTTTTAGAGGATATTATTGATATTCATGAGTAGGAAATAGCTATGTCAACTTCGCCTTACTCGGGCCAATCCCCAGAACCCAAGCCACTGTGCGATTTGAAAGCCCGTCTACTCCAGACGGTTGGCAACGAGTTTCTGGCCCCCTTAGAGATCGTTCACCAGTCTACCTATTTATTAGCCTGTTTTGGCAATACCTGGGAAATCACGACCTGCATTCAACATTTGCATCGCATTCAAGAGGCAGTTGAACAAATGAATTCTGTATTAGAAAAATGTCTGGAGGCGGAGAGAAAAAGGGACTGAATTAAAGCTATTGCCCTGGCTTTTTCGGACTTTCTGTTAGTCTTGTTAAGTTAAATATTGTTTGTTGCTTTTTAATCAGCTATCTTTCTAATTTTTTTATTCCACGGATCAGCATTCAATTCAATGTTTTCTGAGCCAGAGCGAGGGGTTCGTTGACTGGCTCTCTCTTGTGGATTTATAATTACTGAACACGAGACTGATTCAGAGAGGGTGTTCGGCATTTAAGTTGTGTACTACTAGCGAGCAAGATGCTCCCACGGACAAAAATGTACGCGCATAACTGTGGGACTATATATGATGGAGTCGTGCCGATCGCCTTGAGGACTGACCCAAGACGGGAGTTGCCACCCCTGTCTCAGACACCGAGGCAAAATGGGGCGGATCGGCAACACAATATCCTCGGAAATTTTAATGGGGAATCCGTGACCTAAATTTTAGCGACCCAGTGGTACGCTTAAAAAGGCAAGAGTGAACATTGCCTTAGTTCCAAGGCGATCGCCACCGGTTAAGTCTGGGATCCCCTGAACAACCCTAGGCCATGATCTTGTGCCAAGACAATTCCAAGGTTCCTCAATGGGCGATCCGCTCGGTTGAGATCTCAGTCAGCACTTCTGCAAGACTCCCTCATCAGGGAAATAAGTTTAGAGGGTCCGGCGATCGCATCATTTAGGCGATCGCGCACTGAGTGGACTCAATCTCCCTTCCGTGATCTCCCCGTCGAGGCTAAATTCAGGGATACCGCGATCGGGCAAACAATCCCGATCTCGATTGCCTCAATCGGTACTATTTAAACAAACCCTGAGGCGAAATCTTTTTTCTCGTTCTCGTTATTTACCTGCATTATTATAGACGGGCATTTCATGAAACCTAAGTGGCTGTTTTTTTTAGCAATATTAACCCTCTTTTTCTTGGGAGTTCGCGAGGTAACCCCGGTCCAAAAAGACCCGATCCCCCCTGCCACTGTCACCACAGAAACACCCCGTATTGATTTTCCTCTCATTCCAGGAAGCTACTGGGTTTATGAAGGAATGACACAGTGGATGTCTCCCAATTCAGGTCAAATCAACCAAACCCCGATTACCTGGAAAATGGAAGTGGTAGATCGCTTTGAAAGGGGACCCTTAAAAATCGCAATTTTAAAAGGATTTCCGGCTGATGTAGCCTGGTATAGTCAAGGAAAAGAACGGGGAAACCATCTGATTATTGAAGTATCCCCGGGAAAGTTTTATTTAGTCAGTGATGAAAGAGCCCGACTTGTCTTACAACGGTTAACGGATGAGGCGGATGTGTTGGTGAACCTACTGGAAGACTTAGAACTCTTGCTTGACCTGCCCCTAATTCCGGGGAAAGTATTTGGTCCTTCAGAACAAATCACGCGCCTAGATGGGGGATATCGATGGAACGTTGAGACATCGGAGCAAGTGGGGTTGGAGGTCCCGGGAATTTCATCCAGGGAGAGTCATATTCAGTATCATTTAACCTTCCGAACTGCACCGGATATGATGAATATTTATTTTGTCCCCGGCATCGGTATTACTCGATATCAATACCAACATCACGGGGCGATCGCAGAAACCGACCTAAAATTAATTGAATATTATCCGGGACATTAGGGGTGTTTCATTAAGGGCAGATTCACCCTGAACTTTAGGCGGTGCGATCGCCTTTAGGTCAAGCCAGTTTCATCCACACCTTGGGGTCATACCCGTTGAGGTTCATCAATGAATCCGCTTTGGTTTAAGGTCCCGAAACCCTAATTTTTGCAGAGTTGAAAAGTTCAGAAAATTGAAGCTGCTCCCTACATGGAGGTAAGTTAATTAAGGCAGTATTTCTAAAGCAGCTAAACTAGCTTACAGCAGGAGCAGCGACTAACTGGGTTACTCCTCTAGTCATTTTGTAAGAGTTGGATTGACTCGGACAGACCGAGAGTTCATTGACTCTCTGAATCACAGCCAAAAAGTCTTTTACCTCTGATGGACTACGAAGAATAAAAACTCGTTTATCTCCACAACATTGATCGATTTTTTCACGAACCAAGGAACGCTCTTGTTTCACATAGTTCAAAGTCTGGATTAACCCTTTTAAAAACCCATATTCCTGGAGATTTCTAGGATAATTATTTAAGAAAATCTTCCGCAATTTCCCCTCGGGTTGAAATAATCTTTTTAACAATCTCCATACACAAACGTTGTGGGGCAAATCTAACCATATAATTGTATCAGCTGCCGCAAAACGCCGCTCATAAATAAAATCGGGATTCGTAGGATCTCCATTTCCTTCGATAATCCAAGCCGGTTGTTGGAGATAGCTCTCTAAGCGGTTTTTGCCTTGAGACTCCGTTGTCACACACTCTCCCGATTGGCCCAGGATAGCATCGGCATGAATGACTTCTACATTAACAATGGAACAGAGGTGATGAGCGAGGGTGGTTTTCCCCGAGCCTTTAGGCCCGATAATTGCTATTTTTTTCATATTTCTATTATTCATGAATTGGGTGCTTGTTTCAGCTATTTAAGTTTAAGTTTAGTTTAAGATTTAGGAAAGTATGATCTACCTAACAGCATAGATTTTTTTAACCCATAATCACCCAAAGGTGAAATTGGAGATAACTCAAAAAATCAATTTCAAATTGAGTTAGGACTCTCAACACTCCTAATTGAATTAAGTAACCTTCTAAATGACCGAGTTATCGTTGACTAACTTCATAAATCCTCACTTCTCGGATGAGGAGGAATTAAAGTTTGTTTTCTCAGTCTAAAACTAGGGGTAAATCTGTAAATTTAGATACAAAACTTAGAAGATTTTGAGACTCGTGGAAGAACTGGCTCCCACTGGCATCTGCACCCCAGTTGTTAGGTATGGTAATGCCTATTTCGGTATTTTGAAATCTATCTAAATATATATCTCCGTATATTCCACAGGTACGTTGCTACAAACTGGATGCGAGAGCAATTTAAAAGTCTTGGGCAGTACAGAGGACGGGTTTTCTCCTGCTCATCAAGGTTAAGCTCTTTTTACCGTCATCCCATTAGTAGCGCGGTTGCGGATATCTATCTCTGGAGTTAGTGTAGCTTGAAGCTCCAGTTTATGACCTCTGTCTAATTGTAGATTTGTTAAGATATCTGTATTTTTACGGAATCCAAGGGCAGAGGTAAGCTGGAGGAGAGATGGGGCGGGCAAGTCCAGGTTTTTTTAGCAAGACGGTGATTAAATTAGCCGGCGGTCCCCTCCCCGGTGTCGTGGGGCGCTCAAAAGTGGTTACACCTGATGAATCCGGAAAAATTGACGCCCTCAGCTTTACAGCAGTTTTTGTCAAAACTTTAGAGGGGGAAGATTGAGGGGGTTGAGGAGAGGGTCACCGAGGAGAAGTTAATAAAATTTAACAATCATCCGAGGGTCACTCAGGAGAATGTCAAGACAGTAGCGGGTATCGATCGCGATCGCCCTTTGTGATCGAGAAACACCTGCATAGGAACCGCGATCGCCTGCGATCGCCTGGAGCACTCCCACCGGAATTACCCCAGACAACCCCATGATCTATCCCCCCTGACCCCCGCAATTGCACCGATCTCCACCGCTAATTCCAGGCAAGGAGTGCGGTAGTCTATATTGAAGTACCGTATTCGGCATCAGCCACTCTACCTCAAGATTATGACCTCTACTGTTTCCGGTCCTCCCCTCACGGTTCATATTGGATCGAGAAAAAGCCAATTGGCTTTAGTGCAAACCCATTGGGTGCAAGAACAACTCCAAAAACACTTTCCCGATCGCCGGTTTGAAGTTCATACCATGAGCACTCAAGGCGACATCATCCTCGATGTCGCCCTGGCCAAAATTGGGGATAAAGGACTGTTCACCAAAGAATTAGAAGTCGGAATGCTGCAACGAGAAACCGATCTCGCCGTCCATTCCCTCAAAGACCTTCCCACCAATCTACCGG includes:
- a CDS encoding pentapeptide repeat-containing protein; translated protein: MNRQFLLPAVLFSTLCLTSVATAENVQHTQQLLSTKQCLQCDLSGAGLVMANLANAQLSGANLVRANLSRAQLTGADLSGADLKGASLFGANLMGVNLQGADLRGADLREAYLVDADLTGAQLDGANLQGAIGTPRTVLAVEDVYNWGVGEAQRNNHQKAIAYFNQALVLDPEFAPAYLARSIVRADTGDFSGAQGDAEYAKQLFAIQNNTQAFEATEILIAQIEAAQNPEEAGGGGGGFMRFVGSMGVLLLRLML
- a CDS encoding NAD+ synthase, which gives rise to MKIAIAQLNPTIGDLQGNSQQILQAATQAAAQGIDLMLTPELSLCGYPPRDLLLRPSFIEAMSAQLQQLAQELPPAVAVLVGTVETHTLAHTTGGKSLYNSIALLFNGKIHQYFHKRLLPTYDVFDENRYFEPSYVSNYFNLGEFGIPANPEVSPPIRIGVTICEDLWNDEEFWGKRQYPSNPIANLVEEGADIIINLSASPYSVGKQQLREAMLNHVAVRYHKPIIYANQVGGNDDLIFDGYSVAFNGVGERVALAAGFQADLVAVELDEKSRDLRPINLNSGAIASQPVTPPPAKPLSQAEEIWSALVLGVRDYTRKCGFSKVVIGLSGGIDSSLVAAIASEAIGPENVLGVLMSSPHTSQQSVIDALELAENLGMKTYSLPIEELMEGYDKTLEDLFADSPRDVTEENLQARIRGNLLMAISNKFGYLLISTGNKSEMAVGYCTLYGDMNGGLAAISDVPKTQVFAICQWLNSREPGKIMIPKSVLSKPPSAELKPGQIDQDSLPPYDILDDILDRLIHNHESIPQIVAAGYEPALVQRVVKLLNGAEFKRRQAPPGLKVTDRAFGTGWRMPIAAKVPQLPL